In Vibrio hippocampi, the following are encoded in one genomic region:
- a CDS encoding GumC family protein translates to MEDKKNQSEQVFDLYPYVKQLKRSWFLILLFSAFVTGIAVFFLMSIPAKYTATATLLIEAKDKKAVSIQQVVGIDSSQKEYYQTQFEILRSNQIAENVIDKLELASMPEFNPALRDNPTLLAQIKSLPKQLISEVKASVKQYTTTSDASIVQGGADELAQELQQAFSRKMILDAVKSRSSIIPVKNTQLVKIQFTSEDPKLAAEIANAIGYAYIDINLEARLSATQYASSWLTSRLDELKSKLEQSEQALSDFLIQEKLIDDSGIDQLASQELLNLTKRLALVRDQRIELEAAYAALRSSNSRDLASLATIPSISAHPQVISIRQAESSAINDVQRLSKRYGPKHDLMIQANAKLNAVQNQAAVVTKKLVSGMGKELQAVRKQEVLITSEIESQKNEFQSITLKKSRYQELKREIETNRNILNVFLTREKETTATSNFDSANARFTDMAMIPPIPSGPKKGFLAMATLVGSLAFAVAMVCLFVITNTTIDSVRNFEDRFGFMPIGGVPNVKFGKYRKQPIDAEVQNHDKGLSFSESLNAIRTTIRLNEKNRQTQNKTIVVTSSLQGEGKTAVSVNLAISFAKIERTLLIDCDLRKPAVADRFGFKKFQQGLSNHLVLGTPLEECLYTHQTSGLTVLPAGKLTTNPQELLNSAVFERLLSQMAEEYDRIIIDTPPTLPVEDSRIICQLADSTLVVTRANFSKEQTVMRTITKLRERDIAIEGVIVNRTSHKKAESEYLYGDYGYTKEEIRQHS, encoded by the coding sequence ATGGAAGACAAAAAAAATCAATCAGAGCAGGTTTTTGATTTATATCCTTATGTTAAACAGCTTAAAAGGAGTTGGTTTTTAATATTGCTATTCAGTGCGTTTGTTACTGGAATTGCTGTATTTTTTCTCATGTCTATTCCTGCGAAATATACGGCTACAGCAACGCTATTGATTGAAGCAAAAGACAAAAAGGCCGTCTCTATTCAGCAGGTTGTGGGTATCGACTCCAGTCAAAAAGAGTACTACCAGACTCAGTTTGAGATTTTGAGATCGAATCAAATTGCTGAAAACGTAATCGATAAGCTTGAACTGGCGAGTATGCCAGAGTTTAACCCCGCCTTAAGAGACAATCCAACCCTACTCGCTCAAATCAAATCACTGCCAAAACAATTGATTTCTGAAGTGAAAGCATCAGTGAAGCAATATACGACCACTAGCGACGCAAGCATAGTTCAAGGCGGTGCTGATGAACTAGCGCAGGAGTTGCAACAAGCGTTTAGTCGAAAAATGATTCTCGATGCCGTTAAAAGCCGAAGCTCGATTATTCCTGTGAAAAATACTCAGTTGGTCAAAATTCAGTTTACTTCAGAGGACCCAAAACTGGCGGCGGAAATTGCAAACGCAATCGGCTATGCCTATATCGACATCAATCTTGAAGCCCGATTGTCTGCAACTCAGTACGCGTCAAGTTGGTTGACTAGTCGTTTAGATGAACTCAAAAGTAAATTGGAGCAGTCAGAACAAGCGCTGAGTGATTTCCTTATCCAAGAGAAGTTGATTGATGATAGCGGTATTGACCAATTGGCGAGCCAAGAATTGCTCAATCTAACTAAACGTTTGGCACTGGTGAGAGATCAAAGAATCGAACTTGAGGCCGCGTACGCCGCTCTTCGTTCATCGAATAGCCGAGATTTGGCTTCATTGGCAACGATTCCAAGTATTTCTGCTCACCCTCAGGTGATAAGTATTCGACAAGCAGAGAGCAGTGCCATCAACGACGTACAACGTTTATCCAAGCGCTATGGTCCTAAGCATGATCTTATGATTCAAGCCAATGCCAAGCTTAATGCTGTCCAAAATCAAGCGGCCGTGGTAACGAAAAAGCTTGTCAGTGGTATGGGCAAAGAACTTCAAGCGGTGCGTAAGCAGGAAGTACTTATCACCAGTGAGATTGAATCTCAGAAAAATGAGTTCCAATCGATCACACTTAAGAAGAGTCGTTATCAAGAGCTGAAACGCGAGATAGAGACTAACCGCAATATACTTAACGTTTTCCTAACGCGTGAAAAAGAGACAACAGCAACCAGTAATTTTGACTCTGCGAACGCCCGTTTTACCGATATGGCAATGATACCGCCAATTCCGAGTGGTCCTAAAAAAGGATTTTTGGCAATGGCGACATTGGTAGGGAGCCTAGCATTCGCCGTCGCAATGGTATGCTTGTTTGTTATCACCAATACGACCATTGACTCAGTCCGTAACTTTGAAGATAGATTTGGATTTATGCCGATTGGTGGTGTGCCAAATGTTAAGTTTGGAAAATATCGTAAACAACCGATCGATGCTGAAGTGCAAAACCACGACAAAGGACTGAGTTTTTCAGAATCCCTAAATGCGATTCGTACCACCATACGTTTGAATGAAAAAAATCGTCAGACTCAAAACAAAACCATCGTGGTGACCTCTTCATTGCAGGGCGAAGGGAAAACAGCAGTCTCTGTTAACTTAGCCATATCCTTTGCCAAAATAGAACGCACGCTATTAATCGATTGTGATCTGCGTAAACCAGCCGTTGCCGATAGATTTGGATTTAAAAAGTTCCAACAGGGGTTGAGCAATCATCTCGTGTTGGGTACCCCTCTAGAAGAGTGCCTATATACCCATCAAACATCAGGTTTAACCGTGTTGCCAGCGGGTAAGTTAACCACCAATCCTCAAGAGCTTTTGAACTCAGCAGTATTTGAACGTCTGCTGTCTCAGATGGCTGAGGAATATGATCGGATTATTATCGATACACCTCCAACCTTGCCAGTAGAAGACTCACGAATTATTTGCCAACTTGCGGATTCTACGCTTGTGGTAACACGTGCGAACTTCTCTAAAGAGCAAACGGTGATGAGAACAATCACCAAACTTAGAGAGCGTGATATTGCCATCGAAGGTGTGATCGTTAACCGAACCAGTCACAAAAAAGCGGAAAGCGAATATCTCTATGGAGATTACGGATATACCAAGGAAGAGATTCGTCAACATTCATAA
- a CDS encoding threonine/serine ThrE exporter family protein encodes MPSKQIIKKIVDIGDTLHRSGCAPYKVEKYAQYYAQKHGVDVMVQATPTAINYQFTDDNNTVVMKRLKPASINLGLLANTIIRINQPSNEPIPEPIGYAPWIVALANMGIPPAYLMLVGSTFEAIGFAVLLGFMVWVCQRVYRGHNAIAVEFIASLITGVSVAFIASTGAPIPIWALCIASVVLFVPGLAIANSLECLAFNDLVSGTALLGQSALTLIKLFIGVIIGLNIGEGIWGQAYSISYTNDVPFWLHCFGLLLISSCIGVIFNARPKDILFGLPVAVLGMWGPFYLGFESGWIVGTWITTVLITFYGTWLAKRFELTGSIYIVQGIIILVPGSRVLVSASQSVFEQSILPIPDIGLSALFMFSAIVAGQITSYSLYPPKIEK; translated from the coding sequence ATGCCTTCAAAACAGATCATTAAAAAAATTGTCGACATCGGCGATACCCTGCACAGAAGCGGTTGCGCGCCTTATAAGGTCGAAAAGTACGCTCAATATTATGCTCAAAAGCATGGTGTCGATGTGATGGTTCAGGCGACGCCCACCGCGATCAATTACCAATTTACCGATGATAACAACACCGTCGTGATGAAGCGCCTAAAGCCCGCTTCTATTAACTTAGGTTTGCTGGCGAATACCATTATCCGTATCAACCAACCCAGCAACGAGCCTATTCCCGAGCCTATTGGCTATGCTCCATGGATAGTTGCATTAGCTAATATGGGAATTCCTCCCGCTTATCTTATGCTGGTCGGTAGTACCTTTGAAGCGATTGGTTTTGCGGTATTACTGGGCTTTATGGTCTGGGTATGTCAACGGGTTTATCGTGGTCACAATGCCATTGCCGTTGAGTTTATTGCGTCGCTGATTACTGGGGTAAGCGTGGCATTTATTGCCAGCACTGGCGCACCGATTCCTATATGGGCGCTCTGTATTGCCAGTGTGGTGCTATTTGTGCCCGGTCTGGCTATTGCCAACTCTTTAGAGTGCCTTGCCTTTAACGATTTAGTATCAGGTACTGCGCTGCTCGGGCAAAGTGCCCTTACTCTGATCAAGTTGTTTATTGGTGTCATCATAGGATTAAACATTGGCGAAGGCATATGGGGTCAAGCGTATTCCATCTCTTACACCAATGATGTACCGTTCTGGTTACACTGCTTTGGTCTATTGCTTATTTCAAGTTGTATCGGCGTCATATTTAACGCCCGCCCTAAAGATATCCTGTTTGGTTTGCCTGTCGCTGTCTTGGGGATGTGGGGACCTTTCTATCTTGGATTTGAGAGCGGTTGGATCGTCGGCACATGGATAACCACAGTATTGATTACTTTTTATGGAACCTGGCTGGCAAAACGTTTCGAATTAACCGGCTCAATATACATAGTACAAGGCATCATTATATTGGTTCCGGGTAGTCGCGTACTGGTCAGCGCTAGCCAATCGGTATTTGAACAGTCCATTTTACCTATTCCAGATATTGGTCTTTCTGCTCTGTTCATGTTCTCTGCCATTGTCGCTGGTCAGATCACTTCATATTCTCTCTATCCACCTAAAATCGAAAAATAA
- a CDS encoding glycerophosphodiester phosphodiesterase family protein, producing MPPIVVGHRGVSGHFPENTKVSIVAAIELGLKWIEVDIQPSKDDVLVVCHDHTVNRCSNGIGRIDDLTFDQLRKLDFGAWYGSRFSGEVIMSLSELLALADTHKIGINIEIKIDRHNAAHVVALLKAQLESSRHDKERLIFSSFDHNVMRQLYQQLNGYKLGVLSRRLRKADQQLLNEIDAFSCHLNFRWTTKRHVEMLHKSGYQVWCYTVNSPKRLAHLSTLDAIFSDYPERFIHSALGRIG from the coding sequence ATGCCACCAATCGTTGTGGGACATCGAGGCGTCTCGGGTCATTTTCCGGAAAACACAAAGGTGAGTATTGTTGCCGCGATCGAGCTTGGGCTGAAATGGATTGAGGTCGATATCCAACCGAGCAAAGATGATGTATTAGTGGTCTGCCACGACCACACCGTAAACCGATGCAGTAATGGTATTGGGAGGATTGATGACCTCACCTTTGACCAACTCCGAAAGCTCGACTTCGGCGCTTGGTATGGTTCACGATTTAGCGGTGAAGTCATCATGAGCCTCAGCGAGTTGTTAGCGTTAGCCGATACTCATAAGATTGGTATCAATATTGAAATCAAAATTGACCGACATAATGCTGCTCATGTGGTTGCATTGCTAAAAGCTCAACTAGAGAGCTCTCGCCACGACAAAGAGAGGCTTATCTTCTCAAGCTTTGATCATAACGTCATGCGTCAACTCTATCAGCAACTCAATGGCTACAAACTGGGTGTACTTAGTCGACGTCTGCGCAAAGCTGACCAACAACTGCTCAACGAAATAGACGCTTTTAGCTGCCATTTAAACTTTCGCTGGACGACCAAACGACACGTCGAAATGTTGCATAAGAGTGGGTATCAAGTTTGGTGTTATACCGTCAATAGCCCAAAACGTCTTGCCCATCTCAGTACCCTAGATGCCATATTTAGTGATTACCCAGAGCGATTTATCCACAGCGCACTTGGTCGGATCGGTTAG